In a genomic window of Thiosocius teredinicola:
- a CDS encoding DsbA family oxidoreductase, protein MITIDYFSDVLCVWAYGGQIRLDELQREFGGDIQVRHRFMMLFADTRKRIGEGWKDEGGFAGFGTHLHEVCEQWPHTSPHREVWTQCRPCSSTTAHVFLIAAGLCLGTDNEQDVSDERRRLFDSLVNKTRLLFFEQAQDISCLATLLPLLDDVGLGEAAVRARIDNGEAYAALHRDAELMKAYGVQGSPTYVFNEGRQLLYGNVGYRIIESNVRELMLPNAGTGVPSWC, encoded by the coding sequence GTGATTACCATCGATTATTTTTCCGACGTGCTGTGCGTGTGGGCTTACGGCGGCCAGATTCGGCTCGACGAACTGCAGCGCGAGTTCGGTGGCGACATTCAGGTAAGGCATCGATTCATGATGCTGTTCGCCGATACCCGAAAGCGCATCGGAGAAGGCTGGAAAGACGAGGGCGGATTCGCGGGTTTCGGCACCCATCTGCATGAGGTGTGTGAACAATGGCCGCATACCTCGCCGCATCGTGAAGTCTGGACACAATGTCGTCCGTGTAGCAGCACGACCGCGCATGTGTTTCTGATAGCGGCAGGCTTGTGCCTGGGTACCGACAATGAGCAGGACGTAAGCGACGAGCGCAGGCGCCTGTTCGACAGCTTGGTTAACAAGACCCGTTTACTGTTCTTCGAACAGGCACAGGACATCTCGTGCCTGGCGACGCTGTTGCCACTGCTCGACGATGTCGGCCTGGGCGAAGCGGCGGTACGCGCAAGGATCGACAATGGCGAGGCCTATGCGGCGCTGCACCGCGATGCCGAGTTGATGAAGGCGTACGGCGTGCAGGGGAGCCCGACCTATGTGTTCAATGAAGGGCGGCAACTACTGTATGGCAATGTCGGCTACCGAATCATCGAGTCGAACGTGCGTGAGTTGATGCTGCCGAACGCAGGTACCGGGGTGCCGAGCTGGTGTTGA
- a CDS encoding encapsulin-associated ferritin-like protein has protein sequence MSNEGYHEPISELSDETRDMHRAIISLMEELEAVDWYNQRVDACKNEELKAILAHNRDEEKEHAAMVLEWIRRNDPKFDGELKDYLFTEKPIAHK, from the coding sequence ATGTCGAACGAAGGCTATCACGAGCCGATTTCCGAACTGTCCGATGAAACCCGCGATATGCATCGTGCCATCATCTCCTTGATGGAAGAACTCGAGGCGGTCGACTGGTACAACCAGCGCGTCGACGCCTGCAAGAACGAAGAACTGAAGGCCATCCTCGCGCACAACCGCGACGAAGAAAAAGAACACGCCGCGATGGTGCTCGAATGGATTCGGCGCAACGACCCGAAGTTTGACGGCGAACTGAAAGATTACCTGTTCACCGAAAAACCCATCGCACACAAGTAA
- a CDS encoding MOSC domain-containing protein → MPSKISPLFSWLNQWRADELRGVLSDIYVADAAGAPMRRVEQADCLPGRGLAEDRYAEGRGHWRSVDGCEVTLVTLEDMRDASNAKLSFLAGEHRRNLVIMGVPLQAMIRQQLRIGGVLFAFHRLRPPCAYLDRAVQAGAAKALRKRGGLGLRVIEPGTIAVGDAVEVIRSSER, encoded by the coding sequence ATGCCCTCCAAAATCAGCCCCCTGTTTTCCTGGCTCAACCAGTGGCGCGCCGATGAGTTGCGCGGCGTCCTGAGCGACATTTACGTGGCCGATGCCGCGGGCGCGCCGATGCGTCGCGTCGAACAGGCCGATTGCCTGCCGGGTCGGGGACTCGCCGAAGATCGCTACGCCGAAGGTCGTGGCCACTGGCGGTCGGTCGATGGTTGTGAAGTCACGCTGGTCACGCTCGAGGACATGCGCGACGCGTCCAATGCCAAGTTGTCGTTCCTCGCCGGCGAGCATCGGCGCAACCTGGTAATAATGGGGGTTCCGCTGCAGGCCATGATCCGCCAGCAACTGCGCATCGGTGGCGTATTGTTCGCTTTTCATCGACTGCGCCCACCATGTGCGTATCTCGACAGAGCGGTGCAGGCCGGCGCGGCCAAGGCGCTGCGTAAACGCGGCGGGCTCGGTCTGCGGGTAATCGAGCCGGGCACGATCGCGGTGGGCGATGCGGTCGAGGTGATTCGCAGCAGCGAGCGGTGA
- a CDS encoding ABC transporter permease produces the protein MSNPPTSTGHGSFLAAPLGVLIVAAVFLPVAYLLTEAIPRNAAALQTTRDYLTDPAVHHSLLKTLLIGISAAVLCGVIATPLAFVTARASGAHRGWSLAFGLLPLATPPYIVAAMVDRSMQALGLPTQIALTDSAWSNLPMALIIAFALHYLPLVMLLLTLRLNATDRALQEAAVNLGGSAFTVLRRITLPLLAPAYIAALALVMLRIIEDVATPLIVGTDDVLAPMLFLQWSDIGKTSSPVLVSAALLLLLSALLTVVAWNSLQATLRASENGPDACPYRWRPGRSTRYGSTLVVAMLALLALTPFVMLLHAMIATPGQGVAVEQLKPNMLSSVVIGLAVAAGGLLLAGATGLLTRGSRLSVRALRAAITSLLAVPGAVLVIACVWPLGQMNHDPSISPASALAVVVFALTLKQLPYLHRIMVQGADFMRHEFTDTGRMVGMSRPATVVRYLLPAMKWHLWTAFSVGFVGAVAEASILLLMASDAWTPPIAIVAFDKLRDDPLNLVGITAAVLLGVMIAATIAAVFWVRPTYISANRGNRCE, from the coding sequence ATGAGCAACCCGCCAACATCCACAGGGCACGGCAGCTTTCTGGCTGCGCCGCTCGGCGTGTTGATCGTCGCCGCGGTGTTCCTGCCCGTCGCCTACCTGCTGACCGAAGCCATTCCGCGCAACGCTGCGGCATTGCAGACAACGCGCGACTACCTTACCGATCCGGCGGTACACCATTCATTGTTGAAGACATTGCTAATCGGAATTAGCGCCGCCGTGCTGTGCGGTGTGATCGCCACGCCGCTGGCCTTTGTCACCGCCAGAGCATCGGGTGCCCATCGTGGGTGGTCCCTCGCGTTCGGACTCCTTCCGCTCGCCACGCCTCCTTACATCGTGGCCGCGATGGTCGATCGATCGATGCAGGCCCTCGGTCTGCCAACACAGATCGCGCTCACCGACAGTGCCTGGTCAAACCTGCCCATGGCCCTGATCATCGCCTTCGCCCTGCACTACCTGCCTTTGGTCATGCTGTTGCTGACACTGCGACTCAACGCAACCGACCGGGCATTACAGGAAGCAGCCGTCAACCTCGGCGGCAGCGCCTTCACAGTGCTTCGCCGCATCACGCTGCCGTTGTTGGCGCCGGCCTATATCGCCGCACTCGCGCTGGTCATGTTGAGAATCATCGAAGATGTTGCAACGCCGTTGATCGTCGGTACCGACGACGTGCTGGCGCCGATGCTGTTTCTGCAATGGAGCGACATCGGCAAGACATCGTCACCGGTTCTCGTCAGCGCCGCCTTGCTGTTGCTGCTGTCTGCGCTACTAACGGTCGTCGCTTGGAACAGCCTGCAGGCGACGTTGCGCGCCTCTGAAAACGGACCGGATGCATGCCCCTACCGCTGGCGCCCCGGCCGCTCGACACGCTACGGATCGACACTGGTCGTCGCCATGCTCGCGTTGTTGGCGCTCACCCCGTTCGTCATGCTGTTGCATGCAATGATCGCGACACCGGGCCAGGGGGTTGCGGTCGAACAACTCAAGCCGAATATGCTTTCGTCAGTAGTCATCGGGCTTGCCGTCGCTGCAGGCGGTCTGCTGCTGGCCGGCGCAACCGGTCTGCTGACCCGCGGATCAAGACTGTCAGTACGCGCCCTACGCGCGGCCATCACCAGCCTGCTGGCAGTTCCGGGAGCGGTTCTGGTCATTGCCTGTGTCTGGCCGCTTGGCCAGATGAACCACGATCCATCGATCAGTCCGGCTTCGGCACTGGCGGTTGTGGTGTTCGCCCTCACCCTCAAACAACTGCCCTATCTGCATCGCATCATGGTGCAGGGCGCAGACTTCATGCGCCATGAGTTCACGGATACCGGGCGTATGGTCGGCATGTCCCGCCCTGCAACCGTCGTTCGCTACCTGTTGCCCGCCATGAAATGGCACCTGTGGACGGCGTTCAGTGTGGGCTTTGTCGGCGCGGTGGCAGAGGCATCGATACTGCTGCTGATGGCTAGCGACGCCTGGACACCGCCGATCGCAATCGTGGCATTCGACAAGCTGCGCGATGACCCGTTAAATCTCGTCGGAATCACCGCAGCGGTGCTTCTCGGCGTTATGATAGCGGCAACGATCGCAGCCGTATTCTGGGTGAGACCGACGTACATCTCGGCAAATCGTGGTAACCGGTGCGAATAA
- a CDS encoding O-acetyl-ADP-ribose deacetylase: MAADLRAIRADITALDVDGIVNAANNSLLGGGGVDGAIHRAAGPELLEACRKLAGCETGDAKITPGFRLPARYVIHTVGPVWHGGERGEPERLASCYRRSLAVALEHGLRSLAFPSISTGVYGYPIERAASIAVDTVYAITRDRNDLTSIVFCCFSAGDLAVYQAILDDLPDR; this comes from the coding sequence ATGGCGGCAGACTTGCGTGCGATTCGCGCGGACATCACCGCGCTCGACGTGGACGGTATCGTCAATGCGGCCAACAACTCACTGCTGGGCGGTGGCGGCGTCGATGGCGCGATTCATCGTGCCGCCGGTCCCGAACTATTGGAGGCATGTCGCAAGCTGGCAGGCTGCGAAACCGGCGACGCCAAGATCACGCCAGGTTTCCGTCTCCCTGCACGTTATGTGATCCACACGGTTGGCCCGGTCTGGCACGGCGGCGAACGCGGCGAACCGGAACGTTTGGCATCCTGTTATCGTCGCTCCCTCGCCGTGGCCCTCGAGCACGGCCTACGGTCCTTGGCGTTTCCCAGCATCAGCACCGGGGTATATGGCTACCCGATCGAACGCGCAGCCTCGATCGCGGTCGATACCGTTTACGCGATAACCCGCGATCGCAATGACCTGACGTCGATTGTGTTCTGTTGCTTCTCCGCCGGCGACCTGGCGGTATACCAGGCGATTCTGGATGACTTACCCGACCGCTGA
- a CDS encoding ABC transporter ATP-binding protein, protein MIKTQPASLEIRRLDVNVAQREILHDVNLNVLPGEMCVILGGNGAGKTALLRALAGLEETVAGEMWIDDREITQTAPNKRGVAMMCQTFPLWPHMCVFENVAFGLRQHHLSRSQIHEHVERELQAVGLSEFLYHLPSQLWPSQRQRVALARTLIAKADVVLLDEPLSEQDPKLRSQLLRLLKKQQQQSGATMLLATQEREEAMRIADRIAIIHDGRIQQVGTPIDLYDAPRNRFVAEYLGGTNLLDGEIEYAGDQPLFRAANGMVIPLFDEAYKRPRKGSAMFRPNDLHIVSTEQQRPGEQIRFTGRVDQAEFLGDSMRYCIDLAGDLVWMDLPRTAGQPQLHIGDQLVVGLDASKIRILEH, encoded by the coding sequence ATGATAAAAACGCAACCCGCCAGTCTTGAAATCAGACGTCTCGACGTCAACGTCGCACAACGCGAGATCCTCCACGATGTGAACCTCAATGTCCTGCCCGGCGAGATGTGCGTCATCCTCGGCGGCAACGGGGCCGGCAAGACGGCCCTGCTGCGTGCCTTGGCCGGGCTCGAAGAGACGGTTGCGGGCGAGATGTGGATCGACGATCGCGAGATCACGCAGACGGCGCCGAACAAGCGCGGCGTCGCCATGATGTGCCAGACCTTTCCGCTGTGGCCGCACATGTGTGTGTTCGAGAACGTCGCCTTCGGCCTGCGCCAACATCACCTGTCGCGCAGCCAGATTCACGAGCACGTCGAACGCGAACTACAGGCGGTGGGGTTGTCCGAGTTCCTGTACCACCTGCCTTCGCAGCTGTGGCCGAGCCAACGCCAACGGGTCGCGCTGGCGCGTACGCTGATCGCCAAGGCAGACGTTGTGTTGTTGGACGAACCGCTCAGCGAACAGGACCCGAAACTGCGCAGCCAACTGCTGCGGCTGTTGAAGAAACAACAGCAGCAGTCCGGGGCAACGATGTTGCTTGCAACCCAGGAACGTGAAGAGGCCATGCGCATCGCCGATCGCATCGCGATCATTCACGACGGCAGAATCCAGCAGGTCGGCACGCCGATCGATCTATACGATGCGCCGCGCAACCGCTTCGTCGCCGAGTACCTGGGCGGGACCAACCTGCTCGATGGCGAGATCGAGTACGCCGGTGACCAGCCGCTGTTCCGCGCTGCCAACGGCATGGTGATCCCGCTGTTCGACGAGGCCTACAAGCGCCCCCGCAAAGGGTCTGCGATGTTCCGGCCGAACGATCTACATATCGTCAGTACCGAACAGCAGCGACCCGGCGAACAGATCCGCTTCACCGGCCGCGTCGACCAGGCCGAATTCCTCGGCGACAGCATGCGCTACTGCATCGACCTCGCAGGCGATCTGGTGTGGATGGATCTGCCGCGCACTGCCGGTCAACCGCAGCTGCATATCGGCGATCAACTGGTCGTCGGCCTGGACGCAAGCAAGATCCGGATACTCGAACACTGA
- a CDS encoding ankyrin repeat domain-containing protein: MLLDPLRQGSIALLILLFGIASTAVAQTVWSINDLASGNVDTVLKSIEQIPQEQINQPVTRAGQTPFLMVTTYGSTKIRFPALKALIERGASPTLRDDDENTALMLLNTPDADIVRFLVEQGVDINAVNKDGDTALHVAARERLIDYVELLLTNGADLNLKNARGETPLLLAAQVGDEALFKLFAERGADTEMTDNQGNGVLHAVVDANDEPFLNLLLKDEIDIDRPNHAGDTPLSLAANQERWTIARELLRKGANPNVPMQGDTSVGLYILAHPELKLGKLVPQKKVDIDFVTSSGRTALEKAVSAGDPAQVRVALKMGAGLDTLPPGAIVRLCEQMAGDQARGEALMLLRKAARSKAGRSDLDEQCLTGAIRAADPKLVGELIERGAGLQGKRAADQPWQSTPIGLALNKKLFPITRQLLQANAAAGKDPHIPWPAVEAMVETLKAQPDNHPAEQVTLLLLDQNIYTTPQVLQSQSTLAALQWMVHAPSALLRDSAQRMRFVDRQTEEPLAPPLQSQLAKRAVDDALASDATAAGDPDTVKPLEFPDNAKLYLIGIYRGAVPGEDGPLSANKDCAADGATCAAQLAGDTADVVGQVIVDVGPGKDPLILALTAHQSTRWVVKNPTKRPIAGVIVSGQQPQRVDGLVHDTLLHVTTAEPSACRNCSGGETLFVLSDREDEGYGAAIEYLAELTGRKPSRQHLRYRARQVSVR, from the coding sequence ATGCTGCTGGACCCATTGCGTCAAGGATCGATCGCCCTGCTGATCCTGTTGTTCGGCATCGCATCCACCGCTGTCGCCCAGACCGTGTGGTCGATCAACGATCTGGCCAGCGGCAACGTCGACACCGTGCTCAAGTCGATCGAGCAGATCCCGCAGGAACAGATCAATCAACCGGTCACGCGCGCAGGTCAGACGCCGTTCCTGATGGTGACGACCTATGGCAGCACGAAGATCAGATTTCCGGCGCTTAAAGCGTTGATCGAACGCGGCGCGAGTCCGACGCTGCGCGACGACGACGAAAACACAGCGTTGATGCTGCTCAACACGCCGGATGCCGACATCGTGCGTTTTCTGGTCGAACAGGGTGTCGACATCAATGCGGTGAACAAAGACGGCGATACCGCCTTGCACGTCGCCGCGCGTGAACGCCTGATCGATTACGTCGAACTCTTGCTCACCAACGGCGCGGATCTCAACCTGAAGAACGCGCGCGGTGAGACCCCCTTGCTGCTGGCCGCGCAAGTGGGCGACGAGGCGTTATTCAAGCTGTTCGCCGAGCGCGGCGCCGATACCGAGATGACCGACAACCAGGGCAACGGCGTGCTGCACGCCGTGGTCGACGCCAACGACGAGCCGTTTCTCAACTTGCTGCTCAAAGACGAGATCGACATCGATCGACCGAACCACGCTGGCGACACCCCCTTATCGCTGGCGGCCAACCAAGAACGATGGACCATCGCGCGTGAGTTGCTGCGCAAAGGGGCCAACCCGAACGTACCGATGCAGGGCGATACCTCGGTCGGCCTGTACATACTCGCCCATCCCGAACTCAAGCTGGGCAAACTGGTGCCCCAGAAGAAGGTCGATATCGATTTCGTCACATCCAGTGGCCGCACTGCCTTGGAAAAGGCCGTCTCCGCCGGCGACCCGGCCCAGGTTCGCGTCGCACTGAAGATGGGCGCCGGCCTGGATACCCTGCCGCCGGGAGCGATCGTGCGCTTGTGTGAGCAGATGGCCGGCGACCAGGCGCGTGGCGAAGCCCTCATGCTGCTGCGCAAAGCCGCGCGCTCCAAGGCCGGGCGTTCCGACCTCGACGAACAATGCCTGACCGGGGCGATTCGCGCCGCAGACCCTAAACTCGTCGGCGAGTTGATCGAGCGCGGCGCAGGTCTGCAGGGTAAACGCGCCGCCGATCAACCTTGGCAAAGCACCCCGATCGGTTTGGCGCTGAACAAGAAGCTGTTCCCGATAACCCGGCAGTTGTTGCAGGCGAATGCCGCCGCCGGCAAGGATCCGCACATACCCTGGCCCGCCGTAGAAGCCATGGTAGAGACGCTCAAGGCGCAGCCCGACAACCACCCTGCCGAGCAAGTCACTTTGCTACTGCTCGATCAGAATATCTATACGACACCTCAGGTGCTGCAGTCACAGTCGACATTGGCGGCCTTGCAATGGATGGTGCACGCGCCCAGTGCGCTGCTGCGCGACTCGGCACAGCGCATGCGCTTCGTCGACCGGCAGACCGAAGAACCGCTCGCACCGCCGCTGCAGTCGCAGTTGGCCAAGCGCGCAGTCGACGATGCGCTGGCATCCGATGCAACTGCCGCAGGCGACCCCGACACCGTCAAACCGCTGGAATTCCCGGACAACGCCAAGCTGTATCTCATCGGCATCTATCGTGGCGCGGTCCCCGGTGAAGACGGTCCGCTGTCGGCCAACAAGGATTGCGCCGCCGACGGCGCTACCTGCGCGGCACAACTCGCCGGCGACACGGCCGATGTGGTCGGCCAGGTCATCGTCGACGTCGGTCCCGGCAAAGACCCCTTGATCCTCGCCCTGACCGCGCACCAAAGCACCCGATGGGTAGTAAAGAATCCGACCAAGCGTCCCATCGCGGGCGTGATCGTCAGCGGCCAGCAACCCCAGCGGGTCGATGGTTTGGTTCACGACACCCTGCTGCACGTCACCACGGCGGAGCCCTCGGCATGTCGCAACTGCAGCGGCGGAGAAACGCTCTTTGTATTGTCGGATCGCGAAGACGAAGGATACGGCGCTGCTATCGAGTACCTCGCCGAACTGACCGGCCGCAAGCCCTCACGCCAGCACCTGCGTTACCGCGCCAGGCAGGTTTCGGTACGTTAG
- a CDS encoding gamma-glutamylcyclotransferase family protein — MHYFAYGSNMSVKRLQHRVSSAHPIGVATLSDHRLAFHKIGRDGSAKCDAAQAPGHTVYGVVFTLAEEHKTLLDRYEDLGRGYNDKLVDVTLTNGAVVKAFTYYATRIDASLKPFDWYRRHVIHGATEHALPADYIRALQAIETIDDTDLLRRQTELLIYTTTEDE; from the coding sequence ATGCACTATTTCGCCTACGGCTCGAACATGTCGGTGAAACGCCTGCAACACCGCGTTTCATCGGCCCACCCGATCGGCGTCGCAACACTCAGCGATCATCGACTGGCGTTTCACAAGATCGGTCGCGACGGTTCGGCAAAATGCGATGCCGCGCAAGCCCCGGGACACACGGTCTACGGCGTGGTGTTCACCTTGGCGGAGGAACACAAGACGTTGCTCGATCGCTACGAAGATCTGGGGCGCGGATACAACGACAAACTGGTCGACGTAACCTTGACCAACGGTGCCGTCGTCAAAGCCTTCACCTATTACGCAACCCGCATCGATGCCTCGCTCAAACCCTTCGACTGGTACCGACGCCATGTCATCCACGGTGCAACCGAACACGCTCTGCCCGCCGACTACATTCGCGCGCTGCAGGCGATCGAGACGATCGATGATACGGACTTGCTGCGGCGGCAGACCGAGCTGTTGATCTACACCACGACCGAAGACGAGTAG
- a CDS encoding MltF family protein, with protein sequence MVKTPASDVSQGRTERAVTRTPSAPADVEGLAEVALEQKPEERNSAASALTVDDSTYTGDLAVLKNRGKLRILIPANIGGAFYLPRKGWPVDAQHETASSFARRHGLEPVLVPVASFADMIPSLLEGKGDIIAANLTVTERRREEIAFSVPLTTVHQQVLVAQDQTGIQGVKDLVGKRVMVDPHSSFWDRMAALQKEYPGIELVKRPEGLTDEAELDAVAHGKIDAAVRDSNVASMYLSFRDDIKVAFAMRGTDDIAWGIRPGSPHLRAALNKFLHLELLAGNEPIRHTDGFEGIKKRKVLRVLMPNNAASYFLYKGELHGFEYELAKAFADAHKLRLEVIVPETHEQLLNWLVDGRGDIAAGFLEPSDELKARSLAFSRPYHFAPRHLVVKADDPMNGIWDMQDRTVMVRRSSPYWRDLQEMLESGYAFDLVAAPEHMETEELIARVAEGEIDATVADGHLLDIELARGLAVKSGFQLGEDRPHAVAVRAKDKKLRKALNRFIKKEYKGLVYNILYKKYFTNARAVRALAAGRLSSDGTGLSPYDDITQRYAEEYGFDWRLITAQMFQESRFDPQAQSFAGARGLLQVMPRTARFMGFANVLEPEDGIHAGIKYLDWVRNRFEPSLPFNERMWFSLAAYNAGHGHVDDARRLARNLGLNGDRWFENTEKAMLLLSKKQYASKARYGYVRGVEPVSYVREIRQRYRAYVEIADRRLSRRETMPLSVAGSDIVHAPSG encoded by the coding sequence GTGGTCAAGACACCGGCCAGCGATGTATCGCAGGGTCGTACCGAACGCGCAGTGACGCGCACACCCAGCGCGCCGGCCGACGTCGAAGGTCTGGCCGAAGTCGCACTCGAACAAAAGCCCGAGGAGAGAAACAGCGCGGCATCAGCGCTGACTGTCGATGACAGCACCTACACCGGCGACCTCGCCGTACTCAAGAATCGGGGCAAGCTGCGTATCCTGATACCGGCGAACATTGGCGGCGCGTTCTATCTGCCGCGCAAAGGTTGGCCGGTAGATGCACAGCATGAGACTGCGTCGTCGTTTGCACGTCGTCACGGTCTCGAGCCGGTGTTGGTGCCTGTGGCGTCGTTCGCCGACATGATTCCCTCGTTGCTCGAAGGCAAAGGCGACATCATCGCCGCCAACCTGACGGTGACCGAGCGCCGCCGTGAGGAGATCGCGTTTTCCGTTCCGCTGACAACGGTGCATCAACAGGTGTTGGTCGCCCAGGACCAAACCGGTATACAGGGCGTGAAGGATCTCGTCGGCAAACGCGTCATGGTCGACCCGCATTCGTCGTTCTGGGATCGGATGGCGGCGCTGCAGAAGGAGTACCCGGGGATCGAGCTGGTGAAGCGTCCCGAGGGGCTGACCGATGAGGCTGAACTCGACGCTGTAGCGCACGGCAAGATCGATGCAGCGGTTCGCGACAGCAACGTTGCGAGCATGTACCTGAGCTTCCGCGACGATATCAAGGTGGCATTCGCGATGCGCGGCACCGACGATATCGCCTGGGGTATCCGGCCCGGCTCTCCGCACCTGCGTGCGGCGCTGAATAAGTTCCTGCACCTAGAGCTGCTGGCCGGCAATGAGCCCATCCGGCATACCGATGGTTTTGAGGGTATCAAGAAGCGCAAGGTGCTGCGCGTGCTGATGCCGAACAATGCGGCTTCGTATTTTCTCTATAAAGGGGAGCTGCACGGATTCGAATACGAACTCGCCAAGGCGTTCGCCGACGCACACAAACTGCGGCTTGAAGTGATCGTGCCCGAAACCCACGAGCAGCTGCTGAACTGGCTGGTGGATGGCCGCGGCGACATCGCAGCCGGCTTTCTCGAACCCAGCGACGAGTTGAAGGCACGCAGCCTCGCATTCTCGCGACCCTATCACTTCGCTCCGCGTCATCTGGTCGTCAAGGCCGACGATCCAATGAACGGTATCTGGGATATGCAGGACCGAACGGTGATGGTTCGCCGTTCCAGTCCGTACTGGCGCGATCTGCAGGAAATGCTGGAGTCGGGCTACGCGTTCGATCTGGTGGCCGCTCCCGAGCACATGGAAACCGAAGAACTGATCGCGCGTGTCGCCGAGGGTGAAATCGATGCGACCGTTGCCGACGGCCACCTGTTGGATATCGAACTTGCGCGTGGCCTGGCGGTGAAATCGGGCTTTCAACTCGGCGAGGACCGGCCGCATGCGGTCGCAGTCAGGGCAAAAGACAAGAAACTGCGCAAGGCGTTGAACCGCTTCATCAAGAAAGAATACAAAGGGCTGGTCTACAACATTCTGTACAAGAAGTACTTCACCAACGCGCGTGCGGTGAGGGCCTTGGCGGCAGGACGTTTGAGCAGTGATGGAACGGGCCTGTCGCCGTACGACGACATCACCCAGCGTTATGCAGAAGAATACGGATTCGATTGGCGCCTGATTACCGCACAGATGTTTCAGGAGAGCCGGTTCGACCCGCAAGCCCAGTCGTTCGCCGGCGCCCGCGGCCTGCTGCAGGTCATGCCGAGGACTGCCAGGTTCATGGGGTTTGCCAACGTTCTCGAACCCGAAGATGGCATCCATGCCGGCATAAAATACCTCGACTGGGTCAGAAACCGGTTTGAGCCGTCTTTGCCGTTCAATGAGCGTATGTGGTTCAGCCTGGCCGCGTACAACGCCGGTCACGGACATGTGGACGATGCACGACGGCTGGCACGCAATCTCGGCCTGAACGGCGATCGCTGGTTCGAAAACACCGAGAAGGCGATGTTGCTGCTGTCCAAGAAGCAGTACGCCAGCAAGGCGCGTTACGGCTATGTGCGCGGGGTAGAGCCTGTCAGTTACGTGCGCGAGATCCGCCAGCGCTATCGCGCTTATGTCGAGATCGCCGATCGTCGATTGTCTCGCCGCGAAACGATGCCGCTGTCAGTGGCCGGTTCGGACATCGTGCACGCGCCCAGCGGCTGA